Proteins encoded by one window of Acidipropionibacterium virtanenii:
- a CDS encoding FAD-binding protein, whose translation MSDSHDETYDVVVVGSGAAAFSTALGAVDEGLSVVMIESTDRWGGNTSMSGGGLWLPNNPLMRREGAADSREEALEYMLTTIGDPGPASSRARIEAFIDGVDDFVLTAEKHGMRFMRDTDYPDYYPELPGGKIGRAIEGMNFDVRRLGEWAATQRGVVPLPVRTNDIWLLGRAWSTPGGFARGAQFVFRTLGGLVRGKKLVGLGGALAAHFAHAVLVDARVPLRLNCPATGLATEGDRVIGVRIGSGASQAVLRARRGVMLGAGGFESNQEWRRRYQDVTGYTSGSPGNLGGPIEIAQDQGAALDYMDDAWWGASLAPYKEGPAMGFLVGERALPYMMIVDGQGRRFANEAESYIDLGHHMNDHDRGGDYWMINDARYNRRYFRTFSIQPGLMKAMAEQGLLARADTLDRLAEAIGVPAANLRGTVERFNGFARTGRDQDFGKGGSAYDRYYGDPTVHPNPCLGPLTKGPFTAYKLVPGDLGTKGGLVTDADSRVLRDDGSVIEGLYAAGNTTASVMGHTYPGPGSTIAPASVFGLRGARHMAASQQ comes from the coding sequence ATGTCGGACTCCCATGATGAGACCTACGACGTGGTGGTTGTCGGCTCCGGGGCCGCCGCGTTCTCCACGGCACTGGGAGCTGTCGACGAGGGCCTGAGCGTCGTCATGATCGAGAGCACCGACCGATGGGGCGGCAACACCTCGATGTCGGGGGGCGGCCTGTGGCTGCCGAACAATCCTCTGATGAGGCGCGAGGGCGCCGCGGACTCCCGCGAGGAGGCGCTCGAGTACATGCTGACCACGATCGGCGATCCCGGCCCGGCATCCTCGCGAGCACGCATCGAGGCCTTCATCGACGGCGTCGACGACTTCGTCCTCACTGCCGAGAAGCACGGCATGCGCTTCATGCGCGACACCGACTACCCCGACTACTATCCCGAGCTTCCCGGGGGCAAGATCGGCCGGGCGATCGAGGGGATGAACTTCGACGTCAGGAGGCTCGGCGAGTGGGCCGCAACCCAGCGCGGCGTCGTCCCCCTCCCGGTGCGCACCAACGACATCTGGCTGCTGGGCCGGGCCTGGTCGACGCCGGGCGGCTTCGCCCGAGGCGCCCAGTTCGTGTTCCGGACCCTCGGCGGCCTGGTCAGGGGCAAGAAGCTCGTAGGACTGGGCGGGGCGCTGGCCGCCCACTTCGCCCACGCCGTCCTGGTCGACGCCCGGGTTCCGCTGCGGCTCAACTGCCCGGCCACCGGTCTGGCCACCGAGGGCGACCGGGTGATCGGCGTCAGGATCGGCTCCGGGGCCTCGCAGGCAGTGCTGCGAGCACGACGGGGCGTCATGCTCGGCGCCGGCGGCTTCGAGTCCAACCAGGAGTGGCGGCGTCGCTACCAGGACGTCACCGGCTACACCTCCGGCAGTCCCGGCAACCTGGGCGGGCCGATCGAGATCGCCCAGGATCAGGGAGCGGCTCTCGACTACATGGACGACGCGTGGTGGGGCGCCTCCCTGGCCCCGTACAAGGAGGGCCCGGCGATGGGTTTCCTGGTGGGTGAACGGGCGCTGCCCTACATGATGATCGTCGACGGGCAGGGCCGGCGGTTCGCCAACGAGGCCGAGTCCTACATCGATCTGGGTCATCACATGAACGACCATGACCGCGGTGGCGACTACTGGATGATCAACGACGCCCGCTACAACCGCCGTTACTTCCGCACCTTCTCCATCCAGCCCGGCCTCATGAAGGCCATGGCGGAGCAGGGGCTGCTCGCACGAGCGGACACCCTGGATCGGCTGGCCGAGGCGATCGGCGTACCGGCAGCGAATCTGCGAGGAACCGTGGAACGGTTCAACGGCTTCGCCCGGACCGGGCGCGACCAGGACTTCGGCAAGGGCGGCTCGGCCTACGACCGCTACTACGGCGACCCGACGGTGCATCCGAACCCCTGCCTCGGCCCGCTGACGAAGGGGCCCTTCACCGCCTACAAGTTGGTGCCCGGGGATCTGGGCACCAAGGGCGGCCTGGTGACCGACGCCGACTCCCGCGTGCTGCGCGACGACGGGTCGGTCATCGAGGGCCTCTACGCGGCCGGGAACACGACGGCCTCGGTGATGGGTCACACCTACCCGGGGCCGGGGTCGACGATCGCCCCGGCCTCGGTGTTCGGGCTGCGAGGAGCACGCCACATGGCGGCCTCCC